A region of Gloeocapsopsis sp. IPPAS B-1203 DNA encodes the following proteins:
- a CDS encoding penicillin-binding protein 2 translates to MPTSVPPGSFDRRRRTVVTMNTQSTKSQQKARKTLNKHQKSGTTPYFRLILVWGVLFASSLVLAGNLYHLQVVHSSELLRRARQQQTTYVNPYIPRRQVVDRNDNVLAIDRQVYTLYVHPNQFKSDSEAETVATDVAKILARPTADITDLFIDGFKNKKSGIRLAPALSEEVADKLRKLRANGLDLVREYSRLYPQENVVADVVGYVDIDRRGQAGIEYSQEQLLERSAQTIEFRKTGNGALLSGRIPEGFVHGEDWKLQLTLDTRLQRAARVALREQMQKFSAQRGGVIVMDVQDGSILSLVSEPSYNPNEYFNSDVNSFRNWLLADLYEPGSTFKPINIAIALEEQVIQPNDVFPDPDTIKVGGWSIRNAEKEDNLSLSITGILQHSSNVGMVQVMQRLKPDVYYNWLQKLGIGKTVGIDLPFEARGQLKNQAKFVSSPIEPATASFGQGFSLTPIQLVQLHAALANGGKLVTPHVVRGLIDSQGRLQQPSLPQPRTVFSPKTTQTLVEMLETVVLQGSGKASQVPGYRIGGKTGTAQKANTSSRGYRSGAVITSFVGMMPIEAPRYVVLAIVDEPKGIAYGSTVAAPIVKLVMDSLISIERIPPSQPIPEVSPSP, encoded by the coding sequence ATGCCTACTTCAGTCCCTCCTGGTAGCTTTGACCGCAGGCGTCGTACAGTAGTAACAATGAACACTCAGAGCACAAAATCTCAGCAGAAAGCCAGGAAGACGCTGAATAAACACCAAAAAAGTGGAACAACACCTTACTTTCGCTTGATCCTTGTGTGGGGTGTATTGTTTGCTAGTAGTTTAGTACTTGCGGGCAACTTGTATCATCTCCAAGTTGTGCATTCATCAGAACTGCTGAGAAGGGCGCGACAGCAACAGACCACCTATGTAAATCCGTATATTCCTCGCCGTCAAGTTGTCGATCGTAACGATAACGTCTTGGCGATTGATCGTCAGGTATACACGCTATACGTTCATCCCAATCAATTTAAAAGTGACTCAGAAGCAGAAACCGTTGCCACTGATGTTGCTAAAATTTTGGCTCGTCCGACGGCGGATATTACGGATTTATTCATCGATGGATTTAAGAACAAGAAAAGTGGTATTCGGCTAGCCCCAGCTTTGTCAGAAGAAGTTGCAGACAAGCTTAGAAAGCTGCGAGCAAACGGCTTAGATTTAGTTCGAGAGTACTCGCGTCTGTATCCTCAAGAGAATGTCGTTGCAGATGTAGTTGGCTATGTTGATATCGACCGTCGCGGTCAGGCAGGGATAGAGTACAGTCAGGAACAATTACTTGAGCGCTCAGCACAAACAATAGAGTTTAGGAAAACTGGTAACGGGGCATTACTCAGCGGTCGCATTCCTGAGGGCTTTGTTCATGGTGAGGATTGGAAATTGCAACTCACACTCGACACCCGATTGCAGCGCGCTGCACGAGTTGCGTTGAGAGAACAAATGCAAAAGTTTAGTGCCCAGCGTGGTGGCGTGATTGTGATGGATGTTCAAGATGGTTCGATCTTGAGTTTAGTTTCTGAGCCTTCTTATAATCCTAATGAGTATTTCAACTCTGACGTCAACTCCTTTAGAAATTGGTTACTGGCAGATCTTTATGAACCTGGCTCTACCTTTAAGCCAATAAATATCGCGATCGCTCTAGAAGAGCAAGTCATTCAACCCAATGATGTCTTCCCCGATCCTGACACCATTAAAGTTGGCGGTTGGTCGATCCGCAATGCAGAAAAAGAAGACAATCTCTCTCTCTCTATTACTGGTATCTTGCAACACTCCAGCAACGTCGGCATGGTGCAAGTTATGCAACGCCTCAAACCCGATGTTTACTACAACTGGCTGCAAAAGCTGGGGATAGGAAAAACTGTAGGCATAGATCTCCCCTTTGAAGCACGAGGTCAGTTAAAAAATCAAGCGAAATTTGTTTCTTCTCCAATTGAACCGGCAACTGCGTCTTTCGGTCAAGGATTTTCACTCACACCAATTCAGCTTGTACAACTTCATGCTGCTTTAGCTAATGGTGGTAAGTTAGTCACACCTCATGTTGTCAGGGGATTAATAGATAGCCAAGGTCGGCTTCAACAACCTAGTTTACCGCAACCCAGAACAGTTTTCTCTCCAAAAACAACACAAACTCTGGTTGAGATGCTAGAAACAGTAGTGCTTCAAGGAAGCGGCAAAGCATCGCAGGTGCCAGGATACCGCATTGGTGGCAAAACTGGGACAGCGCAAAAAGCTAACACAAGTAGTCGCGGCTATCGTAGTGGTGCTGTCATTACCAGTTTTGTGGGAATGATGCCGATAGAAGCTCCGCGTTACGTCGTCCTAGCAATTGTAGACGAACCAAAAGGAATTGCCTACGGTTCTACAGTTGCAGCCCCCATTGTTAAGTTAGTCATGGATTCGCTAATTTCTATTGAACGCATTCCCCCTAGTCAACCAATTCCTGAAGTATCCCCTAGTCCATAA
- the glgB gene encoding 1,4-alpha-glucan branching enzyme: MSITIAPDQVERIVWNQHHDPFEVLGCHTVEQDGKTVWVVRAYLPSASAAWVIRPEERIEYQMHPVHHPHFFECTIDVPELANYQLKIKEGEYERVIYDPYAFRSPRLTDFDLHLFSEGNHHRIYEKLGAHPTSIDGVQGVYFAVWAPNARNVSILGDFNEWDGRKHQMRKGATGIWELFIPEIGVGDRYKYEIKNFDGHIYEKSDPYGFQQEVRPKTASIVADLNAYSWNDAQWMEHRRHSDALTQPISVYEVHLGSWLHAASAEPATLPDGATEPVVPVSELQPGARFLTYRELAAKLIPYVKDLGYTHIELLPIAEHPFDGSWGYQVTGYYACTSRYGSPEDLMYFIDQCHQNNIGVIIDWVPGHFPKDGHGLAFFDGTHLYEHADPRKGEHKEWGTLVFNYSRHEVRNFLVANALFWFDKYHIDGMRVDAVASMLYLDYCRKPGEWLPNQYGGRENIEAAEFLRQANHVIFSYFPGILSIAEESTDWPMVSWPTYTGGLGFNLKWNMGWMHDMLDYFSMDPWFRQFHQNNVTFSIWYHHSENFMLALSHDEVVHGKSNIIGKMPGDRWQKFANVRCLFAYMFAHPGKKTLFMGMEFGQWSEWNVWGDLEWHLLQYEPHQQLKRFMKDLNQLYCTESALHTQDFGQAGFEWIDCSDNRHSVVSFIRRGKEPEDFVIAVCNFTPQPHSHYRIGVPEFGFYTEIFNSDAREYGGSNMGNLGGKWSEEWSYHNHPYSIDLCLPPLGVLILKLDQEKTAEALKR, encoded by the coding sequence ATGTCTATAACCATCGCCCCAGATCAGGTTGAGCGCATTGTTTGGAACCAACATCACGATCCATTTGAAGTGCTTGGTTGTCATACAGTAGAACAAGATGGCAAAACCGTGTGGGTGGTGCGAGCTTATTTACCGAGTGCAAGTGCAGCCTGGGTAATTCGTCCTGAAGAGCGAATTGAATATCAAATGCATCCGGTGCATCATCCCCATTTCTTTGAGTGTACGATCGACGTTCCCGAATTAGCAAACTACCAGTTAAAAATCAAAGAAGGCGAATACGAACGAGTCATTTACGATCCTTATGCTTTTCGTTCGCCACGGTTAACCGATTTTGACCTGCATTTGTTTTCTGAGGGCAATCACCATCGCATTTATGAAAAACTAGGGGCGCATCCGACAAGTATTGATGGCGTTCAAGGAGTTTATTTTGCAGTTTGGGCACCAAATGCGCGTAACGTCTCTATCTTGGGAGATTTTAATGAATGGGATGGGCGCAAGCATCAGATGCGTAAAGGCGCTACAGGAATTTGGGAATTGTTTATTCCGGAAATAGGAGTAGGCGATCGCTATAAATACGAAATTAAAAACTTTGACGGTCACATTTACGAAAAATCCGATCCCTACGGTTTTCAACAAGAAGTCCGCCCAAAAACCGCATCAATTGTTGCCGATCTCAATGCTTACTCCTGGAATGATGCACAATGGATGGAGCATCGACGTCATAGTGATGCTTTAACACAGCCAATTTCAGTTTACGAAGTTCACTTGGGTTCTTGGTTACACGCTGCTTCAGCAGAACCCGCAACATTGCCTGATGGAGCAACTGAACCTGTTGTTCCTGTTTCCGAACTACAACCAGGGGCGCGGTTTTTGACTTACCGCGAACTTGCGGCTAAACTGATTCCTTACGTCAAGGACTTGGGCTACACTCATATCGAACTACTGCCAATTGCAGAACATCCCTTCGATGGATCTTGGGGCTATCAAGTCACTGGTTACTATGCTTGTACCTCACGCTATGGCAGTCCGGAAGATTTGATGTACTTTATCGACCAATGTCATCAAAACAATATTGGCGTCATTATTGATTGGGTTCCTGGACACTTCCCCAAAGATGGGCATGGTTTAGCTTTCTTTGACGGCACACATCTTTACGAACACGCAGATCCCCGCAAAGGCGAACATAAAGAATGGGGAACTTTAGTCTTTAATTACAGCCGCCACGAAGTCAGAAACTTTTTAGTTGCTAACGCTTTATTCTGGTTTGATAAATATCACATTGATGGTATGCGAGTTGATGCCGTTGCTTCAATGCTATACCTCGATTATTGCCGCAAACCAGGTGAATGGCTACCTAACCAGTATGGGGGGCGAGAAAATATTGAAGCTGCTGAGTTTCTTCGGCAAGCAAATCACGTTATTTTTAGTTATTTTCCTGGTATTCTTTCCATTGCAGAAGAGTCTACCGACTGGCCTATGGTATCATGGCCCACATATACGGGTGGATTAGGCTTTAACTTGAAGTGGAACATGGGTTGGATGCACGATATGCTGGACTATTTCAGCATGGACCCGTGGTTCCGTCAGTTTCATCAAAATAACGTCACGTTCAGCATCTGGTATCACCACAGCGAAAACTTCATGTTAGCTCTGTCTCACGATGAAGTTGTACATGGCAAGAGCAATATAATTGGCAAAATGCCAGGCGATCGCTGGCAGAAGTTCGCAAACGTGCGCTGTTTGTTTGCTTACATGTTTGCCCATCCTGGTAAGAAAACGCTGTTTATGGGGATGGAGTTTGGACAGTGGAGCGAGTGGAATGTTTGGGGCGATTTAGAGTGGCACTTATTGCAGTATGAGCCGCACCAACAGCTAAAGCGATTTATGAAAGACCTCAACCAGCTTTACTGCACGGAATCTGCTTTACATACGCAAGATTTTGGACAAGCAGGATTTGAATGGATTGACTGTAGTGACAACCGCCATAGTGTGGTTTCATTCATTCGTCGCGGCAAAGAACCGGAAGATTTTGTTATTGCTGTTTGCAATTTCACCCCTCAGCCACATTCGCATTACCGCATTGGTGTTCCTGAATTTGGATTTTATACAGAAATCTTTAATAGTGATGCTCGTGAATATGGTGGTAGCAATATGGGTAATCTAGGTGGTAAATGGTCTGAGGAATGGTCTTACCACAATCACCCTTACTCAATTGACTTGTGTCTACCACCTTTGGGTGTACTTATTTTGAAACTCGATCAAGAGAAAACAGCAGAAGCTTTAAAGAGGTAG